From Microcystis aeruginosa NIES-2549, a single genomic window includes:
- a CDS encoding metal ABC transporter ATP-binding protein — protein MSTIITINNLWAGYEQEPILEDINLTIEELDFLGIIGPNGGGKTTLLKVLLGLIKPWRGEVSILGQSVEKGRELVGYVPQFVECDRSFPITVGEVVKMGRLSSKKLWQGYSKKDELRVDKALDSVGMLALKKRSIAELSGGQRQRVYIARALAVEPRLLILDEPTASVDPQMRASIFSLLQELNEWMTILIISHDLGTLSTYVKSIGCLNRRLYYHGQKSLTTAMLEQVYC, from the coding sequence ATGTCAACGATCATTACCATTAATAATCTCTGGGCCGGCTACGAACAGGAACCGATCCTCGAAGATATTAATTTAACCATTGAAGAATTAGATTTCCTGGGAATTATCGGCCCGAATGGAGGAGGAAAAACTACCCTCCTTAAGGTTTTACTGGGATTAATTAAACCTTGGCGGGGAGAAGTCAGTATTTTGGGGCAAAGTGTCGAAAAAGGTCGGGAATTAGTCGGTTATGTGCCGCAGTTTGTCGAATGCGATCGCTCATTTCCCATCACTGTGGGTGAGGTGGTGAAAATGGGGAGATTGAGCAGCAAAAAACTCTGGCAAGGCTATAGTAAAAAAGATGAGTTAAGGGTAGATAAAGCTTTAGATAGTGTGGGAATGTTAGCGTTGAAAAAAAGGTCGATTGCTGAACTTTCGGGAGGACAGCGCCAACGGGTTTATATCGCTCGCGCTTTAGCGGTAGAACCCCGTCTCTTGATTTTAGATGAACCCACTGCCAGTGTCGATCCCCAAATGCGTGCTAGTATTTTTTCCCTGTTGCAAGAATTGAATGAGTGGATGACTATTTTAATTATTTCCCATGATCTGGGAACCCTATCTACCTATGTTAAATCGATCGGTTGTCTCAATCGTCGTCTCTATTATCACGGCCAAAAATCTCTCACTACCGCTATGTTAGAGCAAGTGTATTGTTAA
- a CDS encoding DUF4160 domain-containing protein: MPTLSSFYGIKITMNYNDHNPPHIHAEYQDYEAVIMIHTGEVCGQMPKRGLNLIWEWLDLHQSELLENWENARQRKPLNRIDPLP; the protein is encoded by the coding sequence ATGCCCACTCTATCAAGCTTCTATGGAATAAAAATCACCATGAACTATAACGATCACAATCCGCCTCATATCCATGCCGAGTATCAAGATTATGAAGCGGTTATAATGATTCACACAGGTGAAGTTTGTGGTCAAATGCCCAAAAGAGGACTAAATTTAATATGGGAGTGGCTTGATCTACACCAATCTGAACTATTGGAGAACTGGGAAAATGCGCGTCAAAGAAAACCTCTTAACAGAATCGATCCCCTTCCCTAA
- a CDS encoding DUF2442 domain-containing protein produces MRVKENLLTESIPFPKKELFLHVICVEYLDKYQLKLTFNNGIEGIVDLEQELYGEIFEPLKDQSLFQKVYVNSRTIEWPNGADFAPEFLFEIALDKQPVRSPIL; encoded by the coding sequence ATGCGCGTCAAAGAAAACCTCTTAACAGAATCGATCCCCTTCCCTAAAAAGGAGCTATTTCTTCATGTTATCTGTGTGGAATATCTGGATAAGTATCAATTAAAGCTAACCTTTAATAATGGAATAGAAGGGATTGTAGATTTAGAACAAGAATTGTATGGAGAAATCTTTGAACCCTTAAAAGATCAAAGTTTATTTCAAAAAGTATATGTAAATAGTCGGACAATAGAATGGCCAAACGGAGCAGACTTTGCCCCTGAATTTTTATTTGAAATTGCCCTCGACAAGCAACCAGTGCGATCGCCGATTTTGTAG
- a CDS encoding type II toxin-antitoxin system VapC family toxin, whose protein sequence is MNPEKFLDTSYAIALSSSTDDYHHKALAIAQQLKTSKTPLVTTRAIILEIGNALSKQKYRSKSIKLLSSLEKDRTVTVIPLSEILYQKAFQLYCQRNDKNWGIVDCISFIVMEERRITEALTTDIHFQQAGFRALLRD, encoded by the coding sequence ATGAACCCTGAGAAATTTCTCGATACAAGTTATGCGATCGCTTTATCTTCATCTACGGACGATTATCATCATAAAGCACTTGCCATTGCCCAACAATTAAAAACTTCAAAAACACCTTTAGTTACAACCAGAGCCATTATTTTAGAGATTGGCAATGCTTTATCTAAACAAAAATATCGCTCTAAGTCAATTAAATTATTGTCCTCATTAGAAAAGGACAGAACAGTGACAGTTATTCCCTTATCGGAAATTCTTTATCAAAAAGCTTTTCAACTATATTGTCAAAGAAACGATAAAAATTGGGGAATTGTTGACTGTATTTCTTTTATTGTAATGGAAGAGCGTAGAATAACGGAAGCATTAACAACGGATATTCATTTTCAGCAAGCTGGTTTTCGAGCTTTGTTGAGAGATTAA
- a CDS encoding DUF2283 domain-containing protein, protein MLPVNLENIGSYQMKAKYDAEVDVLTITWHDTPVEESEAISPGVILDYDQAGNVIGIEILNASRKIENFSPNVQVAISSR, encoded by the coding sequence ATGTTACCAGTAAACTTAGAAAATATAGGCAGCTATCAAATGAAAGCTAAATATGATGCTGAAGTTGACGTTTTAACAATTACCTGGCATGACACACCCGTAGAAGAAAGTGAGGCAATCAGTCCGGGGGTTATTCTTGACTATGATCAAGCAGGTAATGTAATCGGGATTGAAATTCTTAATGCTTCTCGAAAAATCGAGAATTTTTCTCCGAATGTGCAGGTAGCTATTTCTTCTCGATAA
- a CDS encoding DUF29 domain-containing protein: MTTKDLYEQDYLAWLEETAKQLRQRQTDVLDWEHLGEEIEALGNEQRHKVDSYLLQLLIHLLLYQYWPEERERCARGWQDEIGNFRVELELLLESKTLYNYFLTRIAVIYPKAVKRVRQKSQLPADIFAESCPYSPEQILDSDFLP; encoded by the coding sequence ATGACAACTAAAGACCTATACGAACAAGACTATCTTGCTTGGTTAGAAGAAACGGCCAAACAACTGCGACAAAGACAGACAGATGTATTAGATTGGGAACATCTCGGAGAAGAAATCGAAGCGCTGGGGAATGAACAGAGACATAAAGTAGATAGTTATCTCCTACAATTGCTCATTCATCTGCTTCTCTACCAATACTGGCCGGAGGAACGAGAAAGATGTGCGCGGGGATGGCAGGACGAAATCGGTAACTTTCGGGTGGAATTAGAACTTTTATTGGAGTCAAAAACCCTCTATAACTATTTTTTAACCAGAATCGCCGTTATTTACCCTAAAGCAGTGAAGCGAGTCCGACAAAAAAGCCAATTACCGGCCGATATCTTTGCTGAAAGCTGCCCCTATAGTCCCGAACAAATCCTCGATTCCGATTTTCTCCCCTAA
- a CDS encoding alpha/beta fold hydrolase, with product MNTAALTIKQNWQWQGNSIHYVQAGTRVAGKPPLLLVHGFGASTDHWRKNVQGLASEWEVWAIDLLGFGRSAKPDLVYSGNLWQQQLNDFIKEVVGQPTVLAGNSLGGYASLCVAANHCENVRGLILLNSAGPFSDTESNRQPNLAQKLLRSILLQPWASYLLFLYTRQPKTIRKTLEKVYLDRSAITEQLIEDIRRPSLDAGAAKVFASVFKSPRGENVDILLQKLSCPLLMLWGEGDPWMNTRERGAKFRQYYPSLTEYYLTAGHCPHDEIPTEVNRLISDWVKSL from the coding sequence ATGAATACAGCTGCTCTGACGATAAAGCAAAATTGGCAATGGCAAGGAAATTCTATACACTATGTGCAAGCGGGTACTAGAGTTGCGGGAAAACCCCCTTTACTATTAGTCCACGGTTTTGGCGCTTCCACCGACCATTGGCGAAAAAATGTGCAAGGTTTAGCCTCAGAATGGGAAGTATGGGCGATCGATCTGTTAGGATTCGGTAGATCAGCTAAACCGGATCTTGTCTATAGTGGCAATCTTTGGCAGCAACAATTAAACGATTTTATCAAGGAAGTTGTGGGCCAACCGACGGTTTTAGCGGGTAATTCTTTGGGGGGTTACGCTTCTCTCTGTGTAGCTGCTAATCATTGCGAGAATGTTCGGGGATTAATTCTCCTCAATAGCGCCGGTCCCTTTAGCGATACAGAAAGCAATCGTCAGCCTAATTTAGCACAAAAATTACTGCGATCGATCTTGCTGCAACCCTGGGCTAGTTATCTCTTATTTCTCTATACCCGTCAACCCAAAACTATCCGCAAAACCCTAGAGAAAGTATATCTCGATCGCAGTGCCATTACTGAGCAGTTAATAGAAGATATCCGTCGTCCTTCCCTGGATGCGGGAGCAGCCAAAGTTTTTGCTTCTGTGTTTAAATCTCCCCGGGGGGAAAATGTGGATATTCTCCTGCAAAAGTTAAGTTGTCCCCTGTTGATGTTATGGGGTGAGGGGGACCCTTGGATGAATACTAGGGAACGCGGGGCCAAATTCCGTCAATACTATCCTTCTCTGACAGAATATTATCTAACTGCCGGTCATTGTCCCCACGATGAAATTCCCACAGAGGTTAACCGGTTGATTAGTGATTGGGTGAAAAGCTTATAG
- a CDS encoding ABC transporter ATP-binding protein, protein MKILTILQGLIDKNPLSQAALEDLLALESLNFRETNPLILQERAELLTILWPRVWQKCQELGINQPNQILISCWRLWIPWALELRSHAKPLIQGILAPQGTGKTTLTSIMSIILAYFDLKVNNLSLDDIYKTYNERIKLRQKDKRLRWRGPPGTHDIALGIKVLEQVCQQESPILIPRFDKSLHRGQGDRIAPEQVERVDILFFEGWFVGMNPVEETVFDHAPDPINSEEDRQFARDNNRRLREYLPLWSKIDRLLILYPLDYRYSLQWRQAAETKGGMTPSEIEEFVKYFWKSLHPQLFLPPLLKQADLVVEINRDHSLGKISYQ, encoded by the coding sequence ATGAAGATTTTGACGATTTTACAGGGATTAATCGACAAAAATCCCTTAAGTCAGGCGGCTCTAGAAGATTTACTAGCGCTCGAATCCTTAAATTTTAGGGAGACTAACCCTCTCATCCTACAGGAAAGGGCGGAACTATTAACGATTCTCTGGCCGCGAGTCTGGCAAAAATGTCAGGAGTTAGGGATAAATCAGCCAAATCAGATTTTGATCAGCTGTTGGCGCTTGTGGATTCCTTGGGCGCTAGAGCTACGCAGCCACGCAAAACCGTTGATTCAAGGCATTTTGGCTCCCCAAGGCACGGGAAAGACCACCTTAACATCCATAATGTCGATTATTTTAGCCTATTTTGATTTAAAAGTAAATAATCTCTCTTTAGATGATATTTATAAGACCTATAATGAGCGAATAAAATTGCGTCAAAAGGATAAAAGATTGCGCTGGCGTGGTCCACCGGGTACTCATGATATAGCATTAGGAATTAAAGTTTTAGAACAGGTTTGTCAGCAAGAAAGTCCGATTTTAATCCCGCGGTTTGACAAGTCACTGCATCGAGGACAAGGAGATAGAATTGCACCGGAACAAGTGGAGCGAGTCGATATTCTTTTTTTCGAGGGTTGGTTTGTGGGCATGAATCCAGTAGAAGAAACAGTCTTTGATCATGCCCCCGATCCGATTAATAGCGAAGAAGACCGACAATTCGCCAGGGATAATAATCGAAGATTGCGAGAATATCTACCCCTCTGGTCAAAAATCGATCGCTTACTGATTCTTTATCCCCTTGACTACCGTTACAGTTTACAATGGCGACAGGCGGCCGAAACAAAAGGAGGTATGACCCCATCAGAAATCGAGGAATTTGTCAAGTATTTTTGGAAAAGTTTACATCCGCAATTATTTCTGCCACCCCTGCTCAAACAAGCAGATCTAGTGGTAGAAATTAATCGGGATCATAGTCTAGGAAAAATCAGTTATCAGTGA
- a CDS encoding ABC transporter ATP-binding protein: protein MIEVEHLSKIYGSTAAISDVDFTVEKGEILGFLGPNGAGKTTTMRILSGYIPATTGTARIAGYDVHQQSLEVRRRIGYLPENPPLYPEMTVEGFLDFVARIKGISSGDRKARVDLVLSKCQLLEKRKVIIRKLSKGYKQRVGIAQAIIHDPPVIILDEPTVGLDPKQIIEVRNLIKSLAGEHTIILSTHILPEVSITCDRATIINRGRIVANNITTAPPASSSYEIEIEGDRDSLLEILQQLPQVEQAAKVGDNLLKIVGQVGTNLGAEIARIVVNNGYNLLEMRRTRKTLEDIFLEVIGSGESNQQEERHDQ, encoded by the coding sequence ATGATTGAAGTCGAACATCTGAGTAAAATTTATGGTTCTACCGCGGCAATCAGTGACGTGGATTTTACCGTAGAAAAAGGAGAAATTCTCGGTTTTTTGGGACCAAATGGAGCGGGAAAAACCACGACTATGAGGATTTTATCTGGTTATATTCCTGCCACAACGGGAACAGCAAGGATAGCAGGATACGATGTGCATCAACAATCCTTAGAAGTGCGTCGTCGCATTGGTTATCTTCCCGAAAATCCCCCCTTGTATCCAGAGATGACCGTGGAAGGTTTTCTTGATTTTGTGGCGCGGATTAAAGGCATCTCATCGGGGGATAGAAAAGCGCGGGTAGATTTAGTTTTAAGCAAGTGTCAGTTACTAGAAAAAAGAAAAGTTATTATCCGCAAGTTATCCAAAGGTTATAAACAGCGTGTGGGAATTGCCCAAGCGATCATACACGATCCACCAGTAATTATTTTAGATGAACCGACAGTAGGATTGGATCCGAAACAGATTATCGAGGTGAGAAATCTGATTAAAAGTTTAGCGGGAGAACATACAATTATTCTCTCCACTCATATTTTGCCAGAAGTGAGTATTACCTGCGATCGAGCGACAATTATTAATCGGGGTCGCATCGTGGCCAATAATATTACTACCGCCCCCCCTGCCAGTTCCAGTTATGAAATTGAGATCGAGGGTGATAGGGATTCCCTGCTAGAAATCCTGCAACAACTGCCGCAAGTCGAACAAGCAGCAAAAGTCGGCGATAACCTGCTCAAAATTGTTGGTCAAGTGGGAACAAACTTAGGGGCAGAAATTGCTAGAATAGTTGTCAACAATGGTTATAACTTATTAGAAATGCGTCGCACCCGCAAAACCCTAGAAGATATCTTTCTGGAAGTAATCGGCAGCGGGGAAAGTAACCAGCAAGAGGAGAGGCATGATCAATAA
- a CDS encoding ABC transporter permease produces MINNIWAIFRKEFQSYFTAANAYIIMGIFWLVAGFFFNSLLYGIILDISIQEQSGFLVARDTVSEFMTTFIGIILSSLLLVILPALSMGLYAEEKKQGTLELLATSPLTNWSIAIGKLLGVLAFFTVMITPLWIYEIVVFSSAVPPVNIASILMAHLGLILLAAAILAIGMFISSLTNSSILAYIITFITILFIWILDVIANNAETFFRDRIGGEVGEQIGFFLKELLSHLSWYQPFNNFVRGIFDSSSLVILLSYILLGIFLTTQSIEADRYQRN; encoded by the coding sequence ATGATCAATAATATCTGGGCGATTTTTCGCAAGGAATTTCAAAGCTATTTTACCGCCGCCAATGCCTATATCATTATGGGGATATTTTGGTTAGTAGCAGGATTTTTCTTTAACTCCCTTCTCTACGGCATTATTCTCGATATTAGTATCCAGGAACAATCGGGATTTCTGGTAGCCAGAGATACGGTATCTGAATTTATGACCACTTTCATCGGCATTATTTTATCCTCTTTATTGTTGGTAATTTTGCCAGCCCTGTCTATGGGATTATACGCAGAGGAAAAAAAACAGGGAACCCTAGAACTTTTAGCCACTTCCCCCCTGACCAATTGGAGTATAGCCATCGGTAAATTATTGGGAGTGCTGGCCTTTTTTACCGTGATGATTACCCCCCTCTGGATTTACGAAATAGTAGTTTTTAGTAGCGCAGTTCCCCCGGTAAATATAGCCAGTATTTTAATGGCTCATCTAGGATTAATTTTACTGGCAGCGGCCATCCTAGCCATCGGGATGTTTATTTCTTCCCTCACCAATAGTTCTATCCTGGCTTACATCATCACCTTTATCACCATCTTATTTATCTGGATACTGGATGTAATTGCTAACAATGCCGAAACCTTCTTTCGAGATCGCATCGGAGGAGAAGTGGGAGAACAGATCGGATTTTTCCTAAAAGAATTGCTCTCCCATCTATCTTGGTATCAACCCTTTAACAATTTCGTGCGGGGAATTTTTGACAGTAGTAGTTTAGTCATCCTCCTCAGTTATATTCTGCTGGGAATCTTCCTAACTACTCAATCGATCGAAGCGGACCGTTATCAAAGAAACTAA
- a CDS encoding GldG family protein — translation MISWQKYSKFLYIPALFLASAGLTVGLISGQWSSLSLGLLIAGAILFLGWLLLLVITAKDFWQKRSTRTGTQTLITTIIVLGVIGLINFLALRYPYRVDLTENQIFSLSPQTERLLTNLSKPVKVWIFSTQGISGNEEELLANYQRKNPQFQYEIVNPEKKPNIAQEFKKLANDNLARVYLQYGEKKQPLKTISEEESLTEAKLSNAIETAKTDRTLTAYFLQGHGENAIKEPQGGLGQAVNSLEAKGYQVEPLNLVERSTIPNNADVIIIASPKRKIFPQEVTALKNYLEQGGKILLLIDPQTETGLEPLLTSWGVKLDNRIIIDASGAGEIIGLGPASPIITNYGNHPITRDFANGISIFPFARPIATVPVEGIEAVSLMITNDKMWAESDLNDQNLQFNPEKDLAGPFDLGVALTGKKGKLIVIGNASFASDGLFEQQLNGDIFLNSVQWLASGETATLSIRAKEPENRRINLNPLQANAIFWIAMVVMPLGGFTLAGLTWWQRR, via the coding sequence ATGATATCCTGGCAAAAATACAGTAAATTTCTCTATATACCCGCCCTATTTCTGGCTAGTGCCGGCCTAACCGTGGGGTTAATTTCTGGTCAATGGTCATCCCTCTCTCTGGGGTTATTAATTGCTGGGGCTATTCTGTTTCTAGGGTGGCTGTTGTTATTAGTAATCACTGCCAAAGACTTTTGGCAAAAAAGAAGTACCCGCACTGGTACTCAAACCCTCATAACTACTATTATTGTCCTCGGTGTTATCGGTTTAATTAACTTTCTCGCCCTCCGTTATCCCTATCGAGTTGATTTAACCGAAAACCAAATCTTTAGTTTATCCCCCCAAACCGAAAGACTATTAACCAATCTGTCAAAACCAGTCAAAGTCTGGATTTTTTCAACCCAGGGAATCAGTGGCAACGAAGAGGAACTTTTAGCCAATTATCAACGCAAAAACCCCCAATTTCAGTACGAAATAGTTAACCCAGAGAAAAAACCCAATATCGCTCAGGAATTTAAAAAACTAGCCAATGATAATCTAGCCAGAGTCTATCTACAGTATGGTGAAAAAAAACAACCCCTGAAAACTATTAGTGAAGAGGAAAGTCTCACCGAAGCGAAATTGAGTAACGCCATCGAAACCGCTAAAACCGATCGCACTCTAACCGCTTACTTTCTGCAAGGTCATGGAGAAAATGCCATCAAAGAACCTCAAGGGGGTTTAGGACAAGCAGTCAATAGTTTAGAAGCAAAAGGTTATCAAGTAGAACCACTTAATCTAGTGGAACGTTCCACCATTCCCAATAATGCCGATGTCATTATTATTGCCAGTCCCAAAAGAAAAATATTTCCCCAAGAAGTTACCGCTTTAAAAAACTATCTTGAGCAAGGGGGCAAAATTTTATTACTGATTGACCCCCAAACCGAAACCGGATTAGAACCCTTATTAACCTCTTGGGGTGTGAAACTAGATAATCGGATTATTATTGATGCTTCCGGTGCCGGGGAAATCATCGGTTTAGGTCCGGCTAGTCCCATTATTACCAATTACGGTAATCATCCCATTACTCGCGATTTTGCTAACGGTATTTCTATCTTTCCCTTTGCTCGTCCCATCGCTACCGTCCCCGTGGAAGGAATTGAAGCCGTATCTTTAATGATTACTAATGATAAAATGTGGGCTGAGAGTGATTTAAATGATCAGAATCTCCAGTTTAACCCTGAAAAAGATTTAGCTGGTCCCTTTGATTTAGGAGTTGCCCTGACGGGAAAAAAAGGTAAATTAATCGTGATTGGTAATGCCAGCTTTGCCAGCGATGGACTGTTTGAACAACAGTTAAATGGAGATATATTTTTAAATTCTGTGCAGTGGTTAGCCAGTGGTGAAACAGCCACCTTATCTATCCGGGCCAAGGAACCAGAAAATAGAAGAATCAATTTAAATCCCCTGCAAGCTAACGCTATTTTTTGGATAGCGATGGTGGTGATGCCTTTAGGGGGATTTACCCTAGCTGGATTGACTTGGTGGCAACGTCGTTAA
- a CDS encoding Uma2 family endonuclease produces MTTTQTIPQLLTFDDYINQYPDDGQQYELIAGKLSAMMRPIGKHEEIGGFVSGTLFLEINRQQLPYFIPNTAAVKPLRPHTGYLPDIIVLDRENLVNDPYWETASSISLATSAKLIIEIVSSNWRDDYLKKFDDYEQLGIAEYWIIDYLAKGSARYIGSPKEPTISIYQLIDGEYQGNLFKQDQRLISGVFPELNLTANQIFRARA; encoded by the coding sequence ATGACCACAACCCAAACTATCCCCCAATTGTTGACTTTTGATGACTATATCAATCAATATCCCGATGATGGACAACAATACGAATTAATCGCAGGAAAATTATCGGCCATGATGCGACCGATCGGAAAACACGAAGAAATTGGCGGATTTGTTTCTGGAACCCTATTCTTAGAGATAAATCGGCAGCAATTGCCCTATTTTATCCCTAATACTGCGGCAGTAAAACCCCTTCGACCCCATACAGGTTATCTACCCGATATTATTGTCCTAGACAGAGAAAATCTAGTTAATGATCCCTATTGGGAAACCGCTTCCTCAATTTCTCTGGCAACATCAGCTAAATTAATTATTGAAATTGTCAGTTCCAATTGGCGAGATGATTATCTGAAAAAATTCGACGACTACGAACAATTAGGAATTGCCGAATATTGGATTATCGATTATTTAGCCAAAGGTTCGGCCCGATATATCGGCAGCCCCAAAGAACCCACCATTTCTATCTATCAATTAATCGATGGAGAATATCAAGGTAATTTATTTAAACAGGATCAACGTCTTATTTCAGGGGTTTTTCCAGAGTTAAACCTCACTGCTAATCAAATTTTTCGTGCTAGAGCTTAA
- a CDS encoding serine/threonine-protein kinase, translating into MNLVLLNNRYQIVSTLARGGFGETYIAIDTNMPSQRRCVIKKLQPAIQSEEMPEWLKERFQKEASVLEELGEQNRQIPRLYGYFAQDNHFYLVQEWIEGETLTQKQQRQGNLSSSVVRTILENLLPVIDFIHSRRIIHRDVKPDNIILRNSDNLPILIDFGVMKEAVATLLDPTGKSAYSIALGTPGYMASEQAAGRPVFSSDLYSLGLTAIFLLTGKTPQYLETDSRTGEILWRQEAENVNPNLAMVIDRAIRFHPRDRFATAREMLAALAEISPDLSTQPTIAVSPHSPRLKSSTPPKPTVSPTVVIKPNSGEKKNPWLWILLIFAVTIGAFALGYRGFMAIFPKNEQIKPSPTPEPSPIPEIIPPPSQDFPPIRRPSRQRTPIYSPTPTPSPTPTPEVIPSPEATPELTPSPTPEEVIPIPVPLPETEPSPQVSPLPSPSPSPSPSPSPSPSPSPSPVPEVINPPVNEDKIEPIAPPVLSPSPLPTVENSN; encoded by the coding sequence ATGAATCTAGTGCTTTTAAACAATCGCTACCAAATTGTTAGCACCCTTGCTAGGGGGGGATTTGGGGAAACTTATATCGCTATCGATACGAATATGCCTTCTCAACGGCGCTGTGTGATTAAAAAATTGCAGCCGGCTATTCAAAGTGAGGAGATGCCAGAATGGTTAAAAGAACGTTTTCAGAAAGAAGCAAGCGTTTTAGAGGAATTGGGAGAGCAAAATCGCCAAATACCCCGTTTATACGGTTATTTTGCCCAAGATAATCATTTCTATCTGGTGCAGGAATGGATTGAAGGGGAGACACTAACCCAAAAACAGCAACGACAGGGAAATTTATCTTCCTCGGTAGTGCGGACGATTTTAGAGAATTTACTGCCTGTTATTGATTTTATTCACAGTCGCCGCATTATTCACCGGGATGTGAAACCCGATAATATTATCTTAAGAAATAGTGATAATTTGCCCATTTTGATCGATTTTGGGGTAATGAAAGAAGCAGTGGCCACCTTACTCGATCCTACGGGAAAAAGTGCCTATTCGATCGCCCTTGGCACCCCCGGTTATATGGCTTCAGAACAGGCTGCCGGGAGACCGGTTTTTTCTAGTGACCTTTACAGCCTAGGCTTAACGGCGATTTTTTTATTAACGGGAAAAACGCCGCAATATCTAGAAACTGACTCGCGCACGGGGGAAATTCTCTGGCGACAGGAGGCAGAAAATGTTAATCCTAATTTAGCTATGGTAATCGATCGAGCGATCCGTTTTCATCCCCGGGATCGGTTTGCTACTGCGAGGGAAATGTTAGCAGCTTTGGCAGAAATATCCCCCGATTTGTCCACCCAACCAACTATCGCGGTTTCTCCCCATAGTCCCCGATTAAAGTCCTCTACACCCCCAAAACCAACCGTCTCCCCCACTGTGGTTATTAAACCCAATTCTGGGGAAAAAAAGAATCCTTGGCTGTGGATTTTGCTGATTTTTGCGGTGACAATTGGGGCTTTTGCCCTAGGATATCGGGGATTTATGGCTATTTTTCCCAAAAATGAGCAAATTAAACCATCACCAACCCCCGAACCTTCTCCTATTCCTGAAATCATTCCTCCTCCCTCCCAAGATTTTCCCCCTATCCGACGACCTTCTCGTCAACGGACTCCCATTTATTCCCCGACTCCCACTCCATCCCCTACTCCCACCCCAGAGGTGATTCCTAGTCCAGAAGCGACTCCAGAATTAACTCCTAGTCCCACCCCAGAAGAAGTAATTCCTATTCCTGTTCCCCTTCCTGAAACGGAGCCGAGTCCTCAAGTTTCTCCCCTTCCTTCCCCTTCTCCTTCTCCTTCTCCTTCCCCTTCCCCTTCTCCTTCCCCTTCCCCTTCTCCTGTTCCAGAGGTGATTAATCCCCCGGTTAATGAGGATAAAATTGAACCGATCGCTCCTCCTGTTTTATCACCTTCTCCTCTTCCCACGGTGGAAAATAGTAATTAA